Proteins from a single region of Procambarus clarkii isolate CNS0578487 chromosome 62, FALCON_Pclarkii_2.0, whole genome shotgun sequence:
- the LOC138354348 gene encoding Kruppel-like factor 18, with product MKAAGIAIAEHDWRDASTGEFCIPDATSGRQDQEILTDLPFMVQCLVTHGDLALYGGDLALYGGDLALYGGDLALYGGDLALYGGNLALYGDDLALYGDDLALYGDDLALYGGNLALYGDDLALYGGNLALYGDDLALYGDDLALYGDDLALYGDDLALYGGDLALYGGDLALYGGDLALYGDNLALYGGDLALYGGDLALYGDNLALYGGNLALYGDDLALYGGDLALYGGDLALYGGDLALYGGDLALYGDDLALYGGDLALYGGDLALYGGDLALYGGDLALYGDDLALYGDDLALYGDDLALYGDDLALYGGDLALYGGDLALYGGDLALYGGDLALYGGDLALYGDDLALYGGDLALYGGDLALYGADPALYGGDLALYGGNLALYGGDLALYGGDLALYGGDRLTH from the exons ATGAAGGCAGCTGGGATCGCCATAGCCGAGCATGACTGGCGAGACGCCTCGACGGGCGAATTCTGTATTCCGGATGCGACCAGCGGACGCCAAGACCAGGAAATTTTGACTGACTTGCCATTCATGGTACAGTGCCTGGTCACTCATG gtgacttggcactgtatggaggtgacttggcactgtatggaggtgacttggcactgtatggaggtgacttggcactgtatggaggtgacttggcacTGTATGGTGGTAACTTGGCACTGTATGGTGATGACTTGGCACTGTATGGTGATGACTTGGCACTGTATGGTGATGACTTGGCACTGTATGGTGGTAACTTGGCACTGTATGGTGATGACTTGGCACTGTATGGTGGTAACTTGGCACTGTATGGTGATGACTTGGCACTGTATGGTGATGACTTGGCACTGTATGGTGATGACTTGGCACTGTATGGTGATGACTTGGCACTGTATGGTGGTGACTTGGCActgtatggaggtgacttggcactgtatggaggtgacttggcacTGTATGGTGATAACTTGGCActgtatggaggtgacttggcactgtatggaggtgacttggcacTGTATGGTGATAACTTGGCACTGTATGGTGGTAACTTGGCACTGTATGGTGATGACTTGGCActgtatggaggtgacttggcactgtatggaggtgacttggcactgtatggaggtgacttggcactgtatggaggtgacttggcacTGTATGGTGATGACTTGGCActgtatggaggtgacttggcactgtatggaggtgacttggcactgtatggaggtgacttggcactgtatggaggtgacttggcacTGTATGGTGATGACTTGGCACTGTATGGTGATGACTTGGCACTGTATGGTGATGACTTGGCACTGTATGGTGATGACTTGGCActgtatggaggtgacttggcactgtatggaggtgacttggcactgtatggaggtgacttggcactgtatggaggtgacttggcacTGTATGGTGGTGACTTGGCACTGTATGGTGATGACTTGGCActgtatggaggtgacttggcactgtatggaggtgacttggcacTGTATGGCGCTGACCCGGCActgtatggaggtgacttggcacTGTATGGTGGTAACTTGGCActgtatggaggtgacttggcactgtatggaggtgacttggcacTGTATGGAGGTGACCGTTTGACACATTGA